In Nitrobacteraceae bacterium AZCC 1564, the following proteins share a genomic window:
- a CDS encoding alkanesulfonate monooxygenase SsuD/methylene tetrahydromethanopterin reductase-like flavin-dependent oxidoreductase (luciferase family) (product_source=COG2141; cath_funfam=3.20.20.30; cog=COG2141; pfam=PF00296; superfamily=51679) yields MKKIGFLSFGHWTPSSQSQTRSAADTLLQSIDLAVAAEELGADGAYFRVHHFARQLASPFPLLAAVGVKTSRIEIGTAVIDMRYENPLYMAEDAGAADLIAGGRLQLGISRGSPEQVIDGWRYFGYQPAEGETDADMGRRHAEVLLDILRGKGFAQPNPRPMFPNPPGLLRLEPHSEGLRDRIWWGAGSNATAVWAAKLGMNLQSSTLKNDETGEAFHVQQAAQIRVYRAAWKEAGHAREPRVSVSRSIIALMDDRDRAYFGRGGEDKDQVGFIDERTQAIFGRGYAAEPDVLIEQLKKDEAIAEADTLLLTVPNQLGVAYNAHIIESILTHVAPALGWR; encoded by the coding sequence ATGAAAAAAATCGGATTTCTCTCGTTTGGGCATTGGACGCCCTCTTCACAATCGCAAACCCGCTCGGCGGCGGACACGCTCCTGCAATCCATCGATCTCGCCGTCGCGGCTGAGGAGTTGGGCGCTGACGGAGCGTACTTTCGCGTTCATCATTTTGCACGTCAACTTGCGTCACCTTTTCCGTTGCTGGCAGCCGTCGGAGTAAAAACCAGCCGCATCGAGATCGGCACGGCGGTCATCGACATGCGCTACGAGAATCCGCTCTACATGGCAGAAGACGCAGGCGCCGCCGATCTTATTGCAGGAGGGCGCTTGCAGCTTGGCATCAGCCGAGGATCGCCCGAGCAGGTGATCGATGGATGGCGATATTTCGGCTATCAGCCGGCCGAAGGCGAGACTGATGCTGACATGGGGCGGCGTCATGCTGAGGTGCTCCTCGACATTCTGCGCGGTAAAGGTTTTGCGCAGCCCAATCCTCGCCCCATGTTTCCGAACCCACCGGGGTTACTGCGACTTGAACCGCATTCTGAAGGACTGCGCGATCGCATCTGGTGGGGAGCCGGGTCGAACGCTACGGCAGTATGGGCAGCGAAGCTCGGCATGAACCTGCAGAGCTCGACACTCAAGAACGACGAAACCGGCGAAGCTTTCCACGTGCAGCAGGCTGCACAAATCAGAGTTTACCGCGCCGCCTGGAAAGAAGCCGGCCATGCACGCGAGCCACGGGTCTCGGTGAGCCGCAGCATCATTGCCCTGATGGACGATCGTGATCGTGCTTACTTCGGGCGTGGAGGCGAGGACAAGGATCAAGTCGGGTTCATCGACGAGAGAACCCAGGCGATCTTCGGCCGCGGCTATGCCGCCGAACCGGACGTTCTCATCGAACAGCTCAAGAAGGACGAGGCCATCGCTGAGGCTGATACGCTACTCTTAACCGTACCTAACCAGCTCGGCGTTGCCTACAATGCCCACATCATTGAATCGATCCTGACCCACGTGGCTCCGGCGCTCGGTTGGCGCTAG
- a CDS encoding multidrug efflux system outer membrane protein (product_source=KO:K18139; cath_funfam=1.20.1600.10; cleavage_site_network=SignalP-noTM; cog=COG1538; ko=KO:K18139; pfam=PF02321; superfamily=56954; tigrfam=TIGR01845) — protein sequence MHGAFAALAVLLLAPGLSGCFLGTERPDPAIPIPAKYGEAPRGPADAAVPALDWWRGFRSKELTGLIEEAQTVNLDIAVAIAQIIQADAQVGIAGAPLLPSVTGMAIAEQMRQSASSISIGGRTSGPITFSQYNVGLTASYMLDFWGKNRATLYAAEENAIVARYNHNVVALTTVVTVANTYFQILAAQDRLRVARDNLAAATRILDLIKRQFSGGTASQLEVSQQEALVSTVRASIPPLEVTLRQNIAALAVLVARAPADFKVRGGGMAQISVPRVTPGLPSELLYQRPDIRQAEEQLASSNFSVEAARAAFFPQIQLTAQTGFQSAALAALFVPGAWYYTLAASLTQPIFDGFLLQSQLEQAKGVQLQFLQAYRKAVLSAFSDVEKALVALQQTTRQERLQAEVVTNSRTAFDVSEVRLRGGTINLITVLQTQQTLFTAEDTLAQVRLSKLLAASSLFQALGGGWNPEGNVAVLNKDCLARAPTSGGCGPANRQ from the coding sequence GTGCACGGGGCTTTTGCTGCGTTGGCCGTCCTGTTGTTGGCGCCGGGACTTTCCGGGTGTTTCCTTGGCACCGAACGGCCGGATCCAGCCATCCCAATTCCCGCGAAGTATGGTGAAGCACCACGGGGGCCTGCTGATGCGGCTGTGCCTGCGCTCGACTGGTGGCGCGGATTTCGGTCCAAGGAGTTGACTGGCCTGATCGAAGAAGCCCAGACGGTCAATCTCGATATTGCGGTGGCGATTGCCCAGATCATCCAGGCCGATGCACAGGTTGGTATTGCAGGCGCACCCTTGCTGCCCTCGGTGACTGGGATGGCGATAGCGGAGCAAATGCGCCAGTCGGCTTCGTCGATCTCGATCGGCGGCAGAACGTCAGGACCGATAACCTTCTCGCAGTACAATGTGGGGCTGACCGCCAGCTATATGCTAGACTTCTGGGGCAAAAACCGCGCGACGCTCTATGCAGCGGAGGAAAACGCGATCGTTGCGCGCTACAATCACAATGTCGTTGCGCTCACGACGGTTGTGACCGTCGCCAATACTTATTTTCAGATTCTTGCAGCACAGGATCGCCTGCGCGTTGCGCGCGATAATCTCGCCGCAGCAACCCGCATTCTCGACCTGATCAAGCGGCAATTCTCCGGCGGAACGGCATCTCAGCTCGAAGTGTCACAACAGGAGGCTCTGGTCTCGACCGTTCGTGCCTCGATTCCTCCGCTCGAAGTCACGCTCCGGCAAAACATCGCAGCGCTTGCCGTATTGGTGGCCCGCGCACCGGCGGACTTCAAGGTGCGTGGCGGCGGAATGGCGCAGATCAGTGTGCCGCGCGTCACGCCGGGCCTGCCCTCGGAGCTGCTCTATCAGCGGCCGGACATCCGGCAGGCGGAGGAGCAGCTTGCATCCTCGAATTTCAGCGTCGAGGCGGCTCGGGCTGCTTTCTTTCCGCAGATACAGCTAACCGCGCAGACGGGATTTCAGAGCGCAGCGCTCGCAGCCTTGTTCGTTCCGGGCGCGTGGTACTACACCCTTGCGGCAAGCCTGACCCAGCCGATCTTTGATGGCTTTCTTCTGCAGAGCCAGCTTGAACAGGCGAAGGGTGTGCAGCTGCAATTTCTGCAGGCTTATCGCAAGGCTGTCCTATCCGCATTTTCCGATGTCGAGAAAGCGCTCGTCGCCTTGCAGCAGACAACGCGGCAGGAACGGCTCCAGGCCGAAGTCGTAACCAATTCGCGCACGGCCTTCGATGTCTCGGAGGTACGGTTGCGCGGTGGCACAATTAACCTGATCACAGTCTTGCAAACACAGCAGACCCTGTTTACGGCCGAAGACACACTAGCGCAGGTGCGGCTGAGCAAATTACTGGCTGCGAGCAGCTTGTTTCAGGCCCTTGGAGGCGGATGGAATCCGGAGGGCAACGTTGCGGTCCTTAACAAGGACTGTCTTGCGCGTGCGCCAACTAGTGGCGGCTGTGGACCTGCTAATCGGCAGTAG
- a CDS encoding multidrug efflux pump (product_source=KO:K07789; cath_funfam=1.20.1640.10,3.30.2090.10,3.30.70.1430; cog=COG0841; ko=KO:K07789; pfam=PF00873; superfamily=82693,82714,82866; transmembrane_helix_parts=Inside_1_11,TMhelix_12_34,Outside_35_335,TMhelix_336_353,Inside_354_359,TMhelix_360_382,Outside_383_433,TMhelix_434_456,Inside_457_462,TMhelix_463_485,Outside_486_521,TMhelix_522_544,Inside_545_912,TMhelix_913_935,Outside_936_954,TMhelix_955_977,Inside_978_1008,TMhelix_1009_1031,Outside_1032_1045,TMhelix_1046_1068,Inside_1069_1091), producing MSLSSPFIRRPVATTLLTFGLAAVGAVAFFRLPVAPLPQVDFPTISVQATLPGGSPEDVATTVASPLERHLGQIADVTEMTSSSTVGSTRITLQFGLNRDINGAARDVQAAINAARADLPPSLRTNPTYRKVNPADAPIMVLTLTSDTLTRGNLYDAASTVLAQKLSQVEGIGEVIVGGSSLPAVRVELIPQALNKYGIGLEDVRAALASANAHSPKGAIDVGDQRYQIYANDQAFKADQYKSLIIAYRNGAPVRLSDVAEVNDSVENLRNAGLANGKPAVLIVLYRQPGGNIIGIVDRVKAALPQLRASVSPAIDLDVALDRSTTIRSSLRDVEVSLLIAVFLVVVVVFAFLRNGRATLIPVVAVSVSLIATFAVMYLMGYSLDNLSLMALTIATGFVVDDAIVVLENITRHIEGGMPPKEAALLGAREVGFTVLSMSVSLIAVFIPILLMGGIVGRLFREFAMTISIAIMISLVISLATTPMMCAVLLRRDRGEHRGWLYHASERFFERLLNGYRRTLNIALAHPRSMLLLLLGVLVLNFYLYDIIPKGFFPQQDTGRLIGVIQADQSISFQLMQEKLTQFVSIVKKDPAVDTAVGFTGAGQTNSGFMFVSLKPIDERKISADQVVGRLRRELAVVPGATLFLQAVQDIRAGGRASSAQYQYTLQGTTLEELNDWTPKIVAALQAESTLADVNSDQQNKGLASDLVIDRDSAARLGITVSQIDNTLYDAFGQRQVSTIYVARNQYHVVMEVAPRYWQNPQTLQDVYVSTSGGQVGGSQATNAVAGTVVARGAATSASAIASDAARNLATNSIGATGRGASSTGSAVSTSRETMIPLSAVAHFSQGTTPLAINHQGLLVANTISFNLPPNVSLSSAISTIEATMNRIGVPATIKGTFQGTAKIFQDSLSSQPYLILAALVTIYIVLGVLYESYVHPLTILSTLPSAGVGALLALMAFNIEFSIMSLIGVILLIGIVKKNAIMMIDFALDAERARNLSSRDAIYEACLLRFRPIMMTTMAAMLGAVPLAIGFGEGSELRRPLGIAIVGGLILSQMLTLYTTPVIYLYLDRFRLWSRGRGSATPLAPLSPGE from the coding sequence AGAGGATGTCGCCACTACCGTGGCGAGCCCGCTGGAGCGTCATCTCGGCCAGATCGCCGATGTGACTGAGATGACATCCTCAAGCACCGTCGGCTCGACACGCATCACGCTGCAATTCGGATTGAATCGCGACATCAATGGCGCGGCGCGGGACGTTCAGGCCGCGATCAATGCCGCGCGTGCTGATCTTCCACCCAGCCTGCGCACCAACCCGACTTATCGCAAGGTCAATCCGGCCGATGCACCGATCATGGTCCTGACCCTGACGTCTGACACATTGACGCGCGGTAATCTTTATGATGCAGCGTCCACCGTGCTTGCGCAAAAACTTTCGCAGGTGGAGGGAATTGGCGAAGTGATCGTCGGCGGCAGTTCGTTGCCGGCGGTGCGTGTTGAGCTTATTCCGCAGGCTCTCAACAAATATGGCATCGGTCTGGAAGATGTCCGCGCAGCACTGGCGAGCGCGAACGCGCACAGTCCGAAAGGCGCAATCGATGTCGGCGATCAGCGCTATCAGATTTATGCGAACGATCAGGCGTTTAAGGCCGACCAGTACAAGTCGCTCATCATTGCCTATCGCAACGGTGCGCCCGTGCGTCTTTCGGATGTCGCCGAAGTCAACGATTCCGTCGAGAACCTGCGCAATGCGGGCCTCGCCAACGGCAAGCCAGCGGTACTTATCGTTCTCTACAGGCAGCCTGGCGGCAATATCATCGGCATCGTGGATCGCGTGAAGGCGGCTCTTCCGCAACTGCGTGCGTCAGTATCACCAGCCATCGATCTTGATGTCGCACTCGATCGCTCGACCACGATCCGTTCGTCGCTACGCGATGTCGAAGTCTCGTTGCTCATCGCTGTCTTTCTTGTGGTGGTGGTCGTGTTTGCGTTCCTCCGGAATGGACGCGCTACACTGATTCCGGTTGTGGCAGTGTCAGTCTCGCTGATCGCGACGTTCGCCGTCATGTATCTGATGGGCTACAGCCTCGATAATCTTTCGCTAATGGCGCTGACGATCGCGACTGGGTTTGTTGTCGACGATGCTATTGTGGTTCTCGAAAATATCACACGACACATCGAAGGCGGCATGCCGCCGAAGGAGGCGGCCTTGCTTGGGGCAAGGGAGGTCGGTTTCACGGTGCTGTCGATGAGTGTGTCACTGATCGCTGTATTCATCCCGATCCTTTTGATGGGCGGGATCGTCGGACGGCTGTTCCGTGAATTCGCCATGACGATCTCGATCGCGATCATGATCTCGCTGGTGATCTCGCTCGCGACAACGCCGATGATGTGTGCGGTCCTCTTGCGGCGGGACCGAGGTGAACATCGTGGTTGGCTTTATCATGCGAGTGAACGCTTCTTCGAGCGCTTGCTGAACGGTTACCGCCGAACCCTAAACATCGCCCTCGCGCATCCGCGTTCGATGTTGCTGCTGCTGCTCGGTGTTCTCGTTCTCAATTTCTATCTCTACGATATCATCCCAAAAGGATTCTTCCCTCAGCAAGATACCGGACGCCTGATCGGCGTCATTCAGGCCGACCAGAGCATCTCGTTTCAACTGATGCAGGAGAAACTTACCCAATTCGTCTCGATCGTGAAGAAGGACCCGGCAGTCGATACTGCGGTTGGTTTCACAGGCGCCGGCCAGACCAATTCCGGATTTATGTTCGTCTCGCTGAAGCCGATTGACGAGCGCAAGATTTCTGCCGACCAAGTTGTAGGGCGCTTGCGACGAGAGCTTGCGGTCGTGCCCGGCGCGACGCTGTTTCTGCAGGCGGTTCAGGATATCCGGGCGGGAGGCCGCGCAAGCAGCGCCCAGTATCAGTATACGTTGCAAGGGACGACGCTGGAGGAACTCAACGACTGGACACCAAAGATCGTCGCTGCTCTGCAGGCAGAGTCGACGCTTGCCGACGTCAACAGCGATCAGCAGAACAAGGGACTCGCGTCGGACTTGGTCATCGATCGGGATTCTGCGGCCCGTCTTGGAATTACCGTCAGTCAGATCGACAATACGCTGTACGACGCGTTTGGACAGCGGCAGGTGTCCACGATCTATGTGGCGCGCAACCAGTATCACGTTGTTATGGAAGTGGCGCCGCGTTATTGGCAGAATCCGCAAACTCTGCAGGATGTCTATGTCAGTACCTCGGGCGGCCAGGTCGGCGGCTCGCAGGCGACCAATGCCGTGGCGGGAACTGTGGTGGCGCGAGGAGCTGCAACGTCTGCAAGCGCCATCGCTTCTGACGCAGCCCGTAATCTCGCGACGAACTCCATCGGCGCGACCGGCAGGGGCGCGTCCTCCACCGGCTCTGCCGTCAGCACATCCAGGGAGACGATGATCCCGCTCTCGGCGGTGGCGCATTTCTCACAAGGTACGACGCCGCTGGCCATCAATCATCAGGGCCTGCTGGTCGCGAATACCATCTCGTTCAATTTGCCACCGAATGTTTCACTCAGCTCGGCGATATCGACGATCGAAGCGACGATGAACCGGATCGGGGTCCCAGCCACGATTAAGGGAACGTTCCAGGGAACGGCAAAGATCTTTCAGGATTCGCTCAGCAGCCAACCCTATCTCATTCTCGCGGCGCTCGTGACCATCTACATTGTCCTCGGCGTTCTTTATGAAAGCTATGTACATCCGCTGACCATACTCTCGACTCTGCCCTCGGCCGGCGTCGGTGCGCTGCTCGCGCTGATGGCTTTCAACATCGAGTTCAGCATCATGTCGCTGATTGGCGTCATTCTACTGATCGGGATCGTGAAGAAGAACGCGATCATGATGATCGATTTCGCGCTCGATGCCGAACGCGCGCGTAACTTGTCGTCGCGTGATGCCATCTATGAAGCTTGTCTCTTGCGCTTCAGACCGATCATGATGACGACGATGGCGGCGATGCTGGGGGCGGTTCCATTGGCCATCGGATTTGGCGAAGGCAGCGAACTCCGCCGGCCGCTCGGCATCGCCATCGTCGGTGGTTTGATTCTCAGTCAGATGCTCACGCTCTATACGACGCCTGTCATTTATCTCTACCTCGACAGGTTCCGGCTCTGGTCCCGGGGACGTGGCTCGGCCACTCCGCTTGCTCCACTTTCTCCAGGGGAATGA
- a CDS encoding protocatechuate 3,4-dioxygenase beta subunit (product_source=KO:K00449; cath_funfam=2.60.130.10; cog=COG3485; ko=KO:K00449; pfam=PF00775,PF12391; superfamily=49482; tigrfam=TIGR02422) has protein sequence MALIYPRESNAAHAPRLSPDYKSTVKRSPTKPLIIIPHTLSELTGPVYGQEAVRANDHDLTIQHQGEPLGERIIVHGHVRDEDGRGVPNTLLEIWQANACGRYIHVVDQHPAPLDPNFTGAGRTKTDASGYYRFITIKPGAYPWGNHPNAWRPAHIHFSLFGHSFISRLVTQMYFPGDPLFAYDPIFNSVTDEKARMRMVSSFDLEHTKPDWALCYRFDIVLRGRNATPLDND, from the coding sequence ATGGCCCTCATATATCCGCGCGAAAGTAATGCAGCGCACGCGCCGCGCCTATCACCTGATTATAAGAGTACAGTGAAGCGCTCGCCGACCAAGCCGCTGATCATTATTCCCCATACGCTGTCGGAATTAACTGGCCCTGTCTATGGCCAGGAGGCTGTGCGCGCGAATGACCATGATCTCACGATCCAGCATCAGGGGGAGCCGCTCGGCGAGCGGATCATCGTTCATGGACATGTCCGCGACGAGGATGGCCGTGGAGTCCCGAACACGCTGCTGGAAATCTGGCAGGCAAATGCCTGCGGGCGTTACATTCACGTGGTCGATCAACATCCTGCGCCCCTTGATCCGAATTTTACCGGTGCGGGGCGAACCAAGACCGATGCCAGCGGCTATTACAGGTTCATCACCATCAAGCCGGGCGCGTATCCGTGGGGCAATCATCCCAACGCCTGGCGTCCGGCGCATATCCACTTCTCGTTGTTCGGCCATTCGTTCATCTCGCGCCTGGTGACGCAGATGTATTTCCCCGGCGATCCGCTGTTCGCCTATGATCCGATCTTCAATTCGGTGACCGATGAGAAGGCTCGGATGCGGATGGTCTCGAGCTTCGACCTTGAACACACCAAGCCCGACTGGGCCCTCTGCTATCGCTTCGACATTGTCTTGCGCGGGCGCAACGCTACACCTTTGGATAACGACTGA
- a CDS encoding hypothetical protein (product_source=COG5276; cleavage_site_network=SignalP-noTM; cog=COG5276; superfamily=50969), translating into MNRIKLATCLLVVLSGWSAPLHAQQQVMGAAPEAKNMKLVGMNDLQSRSGYQPTIHHQGDRWIAYIGHHGGTDDVPDPVNPQTGKPEPNGTSIVDVTDPAHPKYLRHIPGQEGKYESGGAQMVRVCDGKTLPKGDPSAVYMLRTFGSEAHEIWNVADPANPVLVTRIGGLKDTHKSWWECDTGIAFLVSGAPDWRTKRMTQVYDLSDPAHPVKIRDFGLPGQEPGATGAVPTEVHGPISLGPKANRVYFGYGTNKGGFLQIVDRDKLINGPKEPTPENLRYPEISRLPLSAFNGAHTTFPMKDMPIAEFAKDKDGKTRDIVMIVDEAILNECGEPRQMVWFADVTVENRPMMISSYTVPEASGSFCERGGRFGSHSSNESMAPVFYKKMAFIAFFNAGVRALDIRDPYHPKEVGYFIPSITPATDKRCVTVDGKERCRVAIQTNNVETDERGYIYIVDRANTGLHILEVTGEAHDVAGLK; encoded by the coding sequence ATGAATAGAATAAAACTTGCGACATGTCTCTTAGTCGTTCTCTCCGGTTGGTCCGCGCCGCTTCATGCACAGCAGCAGGTTATGGGCGCTGCTCCAGAAGCAAAGAATATGAAGCTTGTGGGGATGAATGATCTGCAGTCGCGCAGCGGCTATCAGCCAACTATTCATCATCAGGGAGATCGCTGGATCGCCTATATCGGCCATCACGGTGGTACGGATGATGTTCCTGATCCAGTTAATCCTCAAACCGGAAAGCCTGAGCCAAACGGTACGTCCATTGTCGATGTGACCGATCCCGCTCATCCGAAATATCTGCGCCACATCCCCGGACAAGAGGGAAAATATGAAAGCGGCGGCGCGCAGATGGTCCGCGTGTGTGACGGAAAGACGTTGCCGAAGGGTGATCCCTCGGCGGTCTATATGCTGCGTACCTTCGGTAGCGAGGCACACGAGATTTGGAATGTTGCTGACCCTGCCAATCCGGTTCTGGTGACGCGAATTGGTGGATTGAAGGATACGCACAAGAGCTGGTGGGAATGCGACACGGGTATCGCTTTTCTTGTGTCCGGCGCGCCGGACTGGCGAACGAAGCGAATGACGCAGGTTTACGATCTCAGTGACCCTGCTCATCCGGTCAAGATTCGTGATTTCGGATTACCCGGTCAGGAGCCCGGTGCGACCGGTGCGGTTCCGACGGAAGTCCACGGCCCGATCTCACTCGGCCCGAAGGCCAACCGCGTTTATTTTGGCTATGGCACAAACAAAGGAGGCTTCTTGCAGATCGTCGATCGCGACAAGCTGATCAATGGGCCCAAAGAGCCAACGCCGGAGAATTTGCGATACCCCGAAATATCGCGCTTGCCGCTGTCGGCCTTCAACGGTGCTCATACGACGTTTCCGATGAAGGACATGCCGATTGCTGAATTTGCCAAGGATAAAGACGGAAAGACTCGGGATATCGTGATGATCGTCGATGAAGCCATTCTCAACGAATGCGGTGAGCCACGGCAGATGGTGTGGTTCGCTGACGTCACCGTCGAGAACCGGCCGATGATGATCTCCAGCTACACGGTGCCGGAGGCCAGCGGTTCGTTCTGCGAGCGGGGTGGGCGGTTTGGTTCGCATTCGTCGAACGAAAGCATGGCGCCGGTGTTCTATAAAAAGATGGCGTTTATTGCCTTCTTCAATGCCGGCGTTCGCGCCCTCGATATCCGTGATCCCTACCATCCAAAGGAGGTTGGATATTTCATTCCATCGATTACGCCCGCGACTGACAAGCGCTGCGTCACCGTCGATGGCAAGGAACGTTGTCGCGTGGCAATCCAAACCAACAACGTGGAGACCGATGAGCGCGGTTATATCTATATCGTCGATCGTGCCAATACTGGCCTGCACATTCTGGAAGTGACCGGCGAAGCGCACGACGTCGCGGGGCTTAAATAG
- a CDS encoding 5-carboxymethyl-2-hydroxymuconate isomerase (product_source=KO:K01826; cath_funfam=3.30.429.10; cog=COG3232; ko=KO:K01826; pfam=PF02962; superfamily=55331) — MPHIVCHYSAGQEMPPISEVMMALHRAAASTGVVKAEDLKIRAQAFDDYLVAGKAQSFFHVSLYLLAGRTPQQKEALSLELRSTLSKLLENTHSISVDIRDMDPDAYKKRLK, encoded by the coding sequence ATGCCCCATATTGTCTGCCACTATTCAGCTGGTCAGGAGATGCCGCCGATCAGCGAGGTGATGATGGCGCTTCATCGCGCTGCGGCTTCCACCGGCGTCGTCAAGGCGGAGGACCTCAAGATCCGGGCTCAAGCCTTCGATGACTATCTGGTCGCAGGGAAGGCTCAGTCATTCTTCCACGTGTCGCTTTATCTGCTCGCCGGACGAACGCCACAGCAGAAGGAGGCCCTGAGTCTCGAGCTGCGGAGCACTTTATCGAAGCTCCTCGAGAACACGCACAGCATCAGTGTCGATATTCGCGACATGGATCCGGACGCTTACAAGAAACGTCTGAAATGA
- a CDS encoding hypothetical protein (product_source=Hypo-rule applied; cleavage_site_network=SignalP-noTM; transmembrane_helix_parts=Outside_1_4,TMhelix_5_27,Inside_28_180): MVRKTIMIGAGMILAIIASSAAYVGTSTPVKAWQDIVWPFPRDGWPSGHAYRCSSASCGSEMEIYVRPKIGFCNCDTGVADDDEVDRVTDLDLISPRFRPLERGQVVHVAGMAGRMRHYSLDMKDGSARQAVGIAVSHRCNLMVAAVQGKASAVDLQQKALELLSSSDEVGWIKSAMQGN; this comes from the coding sequence ATGGTGCGGAAGACGATCATGATCGGGGCGGGTATGATCCTAGCGATCATCGCGTCTTCCGCCGCCTATGTCGGCACCTCTACGCCCGTTAAAGCGTGGCAGGACATCGTTTGGCCGTTCCCACGCGATGGCTGGCCGTCCGGCCATGCGTACCGTTGCTCGTCCGCATCTTGCGGCAGCGAGATGGAAATCTACGTTCGTCCAAAGATCGGCTTCTGCAATTGTGACACGGGTGTCGCGGATGACGACGAAGTGGATCGGGTGACTGATCTCGATCTGATCAGCCCGCGCTTCCGGCCGCTGGAGCGGGGGCAAGTGGTGCATGTCGCCGGCATGGCGGGGCGGATGAGACACTACAGCCTCGACATGAAGGATGGATCGGCGCGGCAAGCTGTTGGGATCGCGGTGTCACACCGGTGCAATCTGATGGTCGCGGCGGTACAAGGCAAAGCCAGCGCGGTAGATCTTCAGCAAAAAGCACTCGAGCTTCTTTCATCGAGCGACGAAGTTGGCTGGATCAAATCGGCGATGCAAGGAAACTAG
- a CDS encoding protocatechuate 3,4-dioxygenase alpha subunit (product_source=KO:K00448; cath_funfam=2.60.130.10; cog=COG3485; ko=KO:K00448; pfam=PF00775; superfamily=49482; tigrfam=TIGR02423), with amino-acid sequence MSGITPSQTVGPYFKYGLTPGSDYQWNDAFSNDLVTPDVSGERIRIVGRVFDGDGKEITDSMLEIWQADAQGRFADSQDARSLPNTAFRGFGRCGTDSKGSYSFHTIKPGPVAGPNEQQAPHILLAVFARGMTRQAQTRIYFEDEAANATDPILALVPAERRSTLIAVREPGDVVTYRFDVHLQGDSETVFFDL; translated from the coding sequence ATGAGCGGCATTACTCCATCACAGACTGTCGGCCCCTATTTCAAATACGGATTGACCCCGGGTAGCGACTACCAGTGGAACGATGCCTTCAGCAACGACCTAGTGACGCCGGACGTCTCGGGCGAACGTATCCGGATTGTCGGCCGCGTATTCGACGGCGACGGCAAAGAGATCACCGACTCGATGCTGGAAATCTGGCAAGCGGATGCACAGGGCCGTTTTGCTGATTCACAGGATGCGCGTTCGCTTCCTAACACCGCTTTTAGAGGTTTCGGCCGCTGCGGGACGGACAGCAAGGGCTCCTATTCATTCCATACGATCAAGCCGGGGCCGGTAGCCGGGCCGAATGAGCAGCAGGCGCCGCACATCCTGCTCGCGGTTTTTGCCAGAGGCATGACCCGACAGGCGCAGACACGGATTTATTTCGAAGACGAGGCTGCGAACGCTACGGATCCCATCCTTGCGCTCGTTCCTGCGGAGCGCCGTTCGACGTTGATCGCTGTCCGGGAGCCGGGCGACGTCGTGACCTACCGGTTCGATGTTCATCTGCAAGGTGACTCGGAGACCGTATTTTTCGACCTGTGA